In one window of Thalassotalea agarivorans DNA:
- a CDS encoding autotransporter assembly complex protein TamA — MLLVVSLFQKNTTSLLAKLALLFALLLISPLASADDDDENIVVELPEDLPDPIADNIMAHLGELPTTPEARTNFIFSAEGHAENALRALGYYRSAIDTKITKDKEDDEWTLTFFIVLNQPTVINQINIELVGEAKQDPAFTKLLTELPVKEGDTLNHGLYEQIKSKLTSLALEHGYFDAKFEKTDLAIIDTFIYADINIIFNAGNRYYFGETFIQPFDIEPWLLESLIPYEVGEPYTTQQLFRFQNNLQQTRYFNNTMVVPDKANAQDYQLPINVDLLKNKVHYFDVGFGWSTDTEYRVSTGWRTPLVNRYGHSQETKIEYSQVNPTGRFTYRIPWTHPLNDIIQFQVLLEDDEYGDLEGKSFEVKLSNIRKFGAWNAQIYLRFLKELWKFNEEEIDLGEYRVNTLNVWDDPRVTLNAYYFFPGITITRVKREGNPLDPSWGYLQYYNIEGASDKAASELTVFRAIAKWKLIVTPISRHRFVFRLEAGANYLPSDPKTFLAPSLRFYVGGDQSLRGFDYQSQGPSLELPTPDGGTQTAVVGGKYMLVGSAEYQYYFTEKFRTALFTDIGNAMDTIEINPLYSVGTGLHYISPIGAIRLDFGYSISEEDPDWKIHFSFGAEL; from the coding sequence GTGTTATTAGTCGTATCGCTCTTTCAAAAAAACACCACAAGCTTACTAGCAAAGCTTGCACTTTTATTCGCGTTGCTTTTAATCTCCCCCCTTGCAAGTGCAGATGATGATGACGAAAACATTGTCGTTGAATTGCCAGAAGATCTGCCTGATCCGATCGCTGACAATATCATGGCGCACTTAGGCGAGCTGCCTACTACCCCTGAGGCGAGAACGAATTTTATCTTCTCCGCTGAAGGGCACGCAGAGAATGCATTACGAGCGCTTGGTTATTATCGCTCGGCAATCGATACTAAAATTACCAAAGATAAAGAAGATGATGAGTGGACGCTGACCTTTTTTATCGTGCTCAATCAACCAACTGTGATTAACCAAATCAATATCGAGCTAGTGGGTGAAGCAAAGCAGGATCCCGCCTTTACAAAATTACTGACAGAATTACCAGTAAAAGAAGGTGACACACTTAATCACGGCTTATATGAACAAATAAAGTCTAAGCTAACCTCATTGGCGCTAGAACATGGTTATTTTGATGCTAAATTTGAAAAAACCGATCTCGCTATAATCGACACCTTTATTTATGCCGACATTAATATTATTTTTAATGCCGGCAATCGATATTATTTTGGTGAAACATTTATTCAACCTTTTGATATCGAGCCTTGGTTATTGGAAAGCCTGATCCCTTACGAAGTTGGCGAACCATATACCACACAGCAGTTGTTTAGATTTCAAAATAACCTGCAACAAACACGCTACTTTAACAACACAATGGTTGTGCCCGATAAAGCCAATGCACAAGATTACCAGTTGCCGATAAATGTCGATTTACTCAAAAACAAGGTGCACTACTTTGATGTCGGTTTCGGTTGGTCTACCGATACTGAATATCGCGTATCAACGGGTTGGCGTACGCCACTGGTCAACCGATATGGTCACAGCCAAGAAACAAAAATTGAGTACTCTCAAGTTAACCCTACGGGACGATTTACCTATCGCATTCCTTGGACACATCCATTAAACGATATTATTCAGTTCCAAGTATTACTGGAAGATGATGAATACGGTGACTTAGAAGGTAAATCATTTGAAGTAAAGCTGAGTAACATTCGCAAGTTTGGCGCGTGGAATGCTCAAATTTACTTACGTTTTCTTAAAGAACTATGGAAGTTTAATGAAGAAGAAATCGATCTGGGTGAATATAGAGTTAACACCTTAAATGTGTGGGACGATCCAAGAGTCACCTTAAATGCCTACTATTTCTTTCCTGGTATTACCATAACGCGCGTAAAGCGTGAAGGTAATCCGTTAGACCCTTCTTGGGGCTACTTACAGTATTACAATATTGAAGGTGCCAGCGACAAGGCAGCCAGCGAGTTAACGGTTTTTCGTGCCATCGCTAAATGGAAATTAATTGTAACCCCAATATCACGTCATCGATTTGTATTCCGTCTGGAAGCAGGTGCTAACTACTTACCCAGTGATCCCAAAACATTTCTGGCACCAAGTTTGAGGTTTTATGTGGGTGGCGATCAAAGTTTGCGTGGCTTTGATTATCAATCGCAAGGACCTTCGTTGGAATTGCCAACACCAGATGGCGGCACACAAACTGCGGTTGTTGGTGGTAAATATATGTTAGTGGGTAGCGCCGAGTATCAATACTATTTTACCGAAAAATTTAGAACTGCATTGTTTACCGATATTGGTAATGCTATGGATACCATAGAAATAAATCCACTATATTCGGTAGGTACAGGCTTACACTACATATCGCCGATCGGGGCAATCAGGTTAGACTTTGGTTATTCCATCAGTGAAGAAGATCCTGATTGGAAGATTCATTTTAGTTTTGGAGCAGAGCTATAA
- a CDS encoding translocation/assembly module TamB domain-containing protein, whose translation MIKRILKILLAIFLFLILFILFLVGTSWGAQLTVWAVNKIEFIDIEYQDGALLNKAQFKYIRIDLPSFKLDVESFTLDLKLNCLLRKTVCVEELSAKSINVDLPYIPPPEEIETPVVEEEVTVQNQLFSLPVGADVKLLSVDEFTLTMDGLAVRVDAFKTAAKAKGTLVQILPTTVNNVDVTLLESKAPPAPPSDEWAMANLPEVYIPIELHVASLDVSQTRIMQQQSQFNITDIHTEIAIGKHTFDISELSLTYPEYGNVNLAGDIHLIEHYPLNIELNTELQRFEPYPQLANSNQNLFANGDFSDLKVKLRSHGSLELDSDIHVNLTDETLPFDVSLIANKVPLPANVTAQVQPARMTLDTQGDLSKQLAKLMVEIKGYGYQDAIVNTDIIHDMQSSTVTLNTLHFSDAHTGSDLSTTGQLIYGDILRWQLDLISEKLTMPVMPESLPPLPVTGEVTASLHTEGFFDTSQEIKGKDELGSWQVLLNNTNVSGELNDIPVSLKADISIDSSLRMPASVIEVAAKETRLNLQAQNAGSWDINGTLSSPNINEWYSEATAKVDTNFTISGDNFAPIVSLNTLVTDANYEDYAIKETRLIAEYEFAKNHAFDVQLQSPEIHLDTFIISEFDHHIVGDISKQSLTLNFAGDATADIALDNEFDQSKNSLTTVLNTADFEYGELTLNLDQSAKYQTSINNKTLTISPHCWLTIGTSLCIDETSTVGESGNLSIKLNIDSQPINELVFPPEMKLLTKLSGDIDANWQPNKQPIVAADLDLQPGKITLLSNGETLELMTWHDGSIDVTNDAQQLVANVSLNRSDTDAILDFATRIDYQNQNSLDGHLKINQFSIQPIQELVIELEAIEGFINSNIAISGTTAAPKLDGFLALEQGNIDLLRSPNDIENVEVRADIDHQKAEINGQFFILDNKGTLTSKIEWVDKFHAYAHLTTETLTFAFPPSLTADVATDIEVDFTPELLSINGKVEVFDGLFQLQDLPPGSVAISDDAIIVDAQGNQIEKRSRLNIENNLEVIIRDKFTVRGQGFNGNLGGKLQMTQRKQQPMQIYGVMGIKNGKYQAYGQHLNVDNGRVTFNGPPANPHVDLTATRKITSDDVTVGISITGLANALQINLFSTPSMQQNEILSYLVRGRGLDSGTNNAAAMGAVLATTINRAQGVQEALQEVPLLTDIQVGAEVDGDDAQATISGYLGERTYLKYGIGVIEPVNEITIRFYLLSRLWLETVSGLEDSADIYYSFETGNLFTEETAPEAPSAQQDP comes from the coding sequence ATGATCAAGCGCATCTTAAAAATACTGCTAGCCATATTCCTATTTTTGATCCTATTCATTCTCTTTTTAGTGGGTACCTCTTGGGGCGCACAATTAACCGTATGGGCAGTAAATAAAATAGAGTTTATCGATATTGAATACCAAGATGGTGCTCTACTCAACAAGGCTCAGTTCAAATATATTCGTATCGACTTACCCAGCTTCAAACTAGATGTTGAGTCTTTTACTTTAGATCTGAAACTAAATTGCCTATTAAGAAAGACCGTGTGTGTTGAAGAACTTTCGGCAAAAAGTATCAATGTCGACTTGCCTTATATTCCACCGCCAGAGGAAATCGAAACACCAGTGGTGGAAGAAGAAGTTACTGTACAGAACCAACTGTTTTCGCTACCCGTTGGCGCCGACGTAAAATTGCTTTCAGTTGATGAATTTACCTTAACTATGGATGGCTTAGCGGTGCGCGTAGATGCGTTTAAGACGGCCGCAAAAGCAAAGGGCACACTTGTTCAAATTCTACCTACAACAGTGAATAATGTTGACGTTACTTTGCTCGAAAGCAAAGCACCACCTGCACCACCAAGCGATGAATGGGCAATGGCTAACTTGCCTGAGGTTTATATTCCAATAGAGTTACATGTCGCCTCTTTGGATGTATCTCAAACCAGAATTATGCAGCAGCAAAGTCAGTTTAATATTACTGATATACATACTGAAATTGCTATTGGCAAACATACTTTCGATATTAGTGAGTTATCACTAACTTACCCAGAATACGGCAACGTTAATTTAGCGGGCGATATCCACCTTATTGAGCACTACCCACTAAATATCGAACTTAACACCGAACTTCAGCGCTTCGAACCTTATCCTCAACTAGCCAACTCTAATCAAAATTTATTCGCAAATGGCGATTTTTCAGATCTTAAGGTGAAGTTAAGAAGTCATGGCAGTTTGGAATTAGACAGTGATATTCATGTTAACCTGACGGATGAAACACTCCCATTTGATGTTTCGTTAATAGCGAACAAAGTACCGCTTCCTGCGAACGTTACCGCACAAGTGCAACCAGCACGTATGACGCTTGATACCCAAGGAGATTTGTCGAAGCAATTAGCAAAACTCATGGTCGAGATAAAAGGTTATGGCTATCAGGACGCCATTGTTAACACCGATATCATTCATGATATGCAATCTTCAACTGTCACCTTGAACACATTGCATTTTTCAGACGCACATACCGGCTCAGACCTATCAACTACCGGCCAGTTGATTTACGGCGATATACTGCGTTGGCAACTTGATCTGATCAGTGAAAAACTCACCATGCCAGTGATGCCAGAAAGCCTACCACCGCTGCCCGTAACCGGTGAAGTTACAGCAAGCCTGCATACTGAAGGTTTTTTTGATACCTCTCAGGAAATAAAAGGTAAAGATGAACTAGGCAGTTGGCAAGTACTATTAAATAACACCAATGTATCAGGTGAGTTAAATGATATTCCAGTTTCACTTAAAGCCGATATCAGTATTGATAGTAGCCTGAGAATGCCTGCAAGTGTTATAGAAGTAGCGGCTAAAGAAACAAGGTTGAACCTGCAGGCGCAAAACGCCGGTAGTTGGGATATTAACGGCACATTGTCGAGCCCAAATATTAATGAATGGTATAGTGAAGCTACCGCAAAAGTGGATACTAATTTCACTATTAGCGGTGATAACTTTGCGCCAATTGTTTCGCTAAACACCTTAGTGACTGATGCCAATTATGAAGACTACGCGATAAAAGAAACACGCTTAATAGCAGAGTATGAGTTTGCAAAAAATCACGCCTTTGATGTTCAATTACAGAGTCCAGAAATTCATCTAGACACTTTCATAATTAGCGAATTTGACCACCATATTGTTGGCGATATTAGTAAGCAATCGCTTACTCTAAACTTTGCCGGAGACGCGACAGCAGATATCGCTTTAGACAACGAATTCGATCAGTCTAAAAACAGTTTAACCACTGTATTAAATACCGCAGATTTTGAATATGGTGAACTAACGCTTAACCTTGACCAAAGCGCGAAGTATCAAACTTCAATCAATAATAAAACGCTCACGATATCACCCCATTGCTGGCTAACCATTGGTACCTCTTTGTGTATTGATGAAACTTCAACGGTTGGGGAATCAGGTAATTTGTCTATTAAGCTTAACATCGATAGCCAACCTATTAACGAATTGGTATTCCCACCTGAAATGAAATTGCTGACCAAACTGTCGGGCGACATAGACGCCAATTGGCAGCCAAATAAACAACCGATTGTTGCTGCAGATTTAGACTTACAACCAGGCAAAATAACACTACTATCCAATGGAGAAACGCTGGAATTGATGACCTGGCACGATGGCTCAATAGACGTTACAAATGATGCGCAACAATTGGTTGCCAATGTCAGCCTTAACAGATCCGACACTGACGCTATCCTCGATTTTGCGACTCGCATTGATTACCAAAATCAAAATTCGTTAGATGGTCATTTGAAAATTAATCAATTTAGTATTCAACCGATACAGGAACTTGTCATTGAACTTGAAGCAATTGAAGGTTTCATTAACAGTAATATTGCCATATCAGGCACGACAGCGGCTCCCAAGTTAGACGGTTTCTTGGCGTTAGAGCAAGGCAACATCGACTTGCTACGAAGCCCCAACGATATAGAAAATGTTGAAGTAAGAGCAGACATAGATCATCAAAAAGCGGAAATAAATGGTCAGTTTTTCATTCTAGATAATAAAGGCACATTGACCTCTAAAATTGAATGGGTTGATAAATTCCATGCCTATGCGCATCTCACCACGGAAACATTAACATTTGCGTTTCCGCCAAGTTTGACGGCAGATGTAGCTACAGATATAGAAGTCGATTTCACACCTGAACTGCTCAGTATCAATGGTAAAGTGGAAGTGTTTGACGGCTTGTTTCAATTGCAAGATTTGCCACCTGGCAGTGTTGCCATTAGTGACGATGCAATTATTGTTGATGCGCAAGGTAATCAAATTGAAAAACGTTCGCGCTTAAACATTGAAAACAACCTTGAGGTTATCATTCGCGATAAATTTACTGTTAGAGGCCAAGGCTTCAATGGCAACCTCGGCGGTAAGTTACAAATGACGCAGCGTAAACAGCAACCAATGCAAATTTATGGTGTTATGGGGATCAAAAACGGCAAATATCAGGCCTATGGACAGCACTTGAATGTCGACAATGGACGCGTAACGTTTAATGGGCCACCAGCCAACCCACACGTTGATCTGACTGCAACTAGGAAAATTACATCGGACGATGTCACAGTAGGTATATCAATCACCGGCCTTGCCAATGCGTTACAGATCAATTTGTTTTCGACGCCGAGTATGCAACAAAACGAAATCTTGTCTTATTTAGTTAGAGGTCGTGGCTTAGATTCAGGCACGAACAATGCTGCGGCTATGGGCGCTGTGCTGGCTACAACCATTAATCGCGCACAAGGCGTGCAAGAAGCATTGCAAGAGGTACCGCTGTTGACTGACATACAGGTTGGCGCCGAAGTTGATGGTGACGATGCACAAGCTACTATTAGTGGTTATCTTGGCGAGCGAACATATCTTAAATACGGTATTGGCGTCATTGAACCAGTAAATGAAATAACGATTCGCTTTTATTTACTTTCAAGGCTTTGGTTAGAAACGGTATCAGGGCTCGAGGATTCTGCGGATATCTACTATTCATTCGAAACTGGGAATTTGTTTACAGAAGAAACCGCGCCTGAAGCGCCCTCAGCACAACAAGACCCGTAA
- the guaA gene encoding glutamine-hydrolyzing GMP synthase: MTKDIHDSRILILDFGSQYTQLIARRVREIGVYCELWAWDVTEAQIKEFNPTGIILAGGPESVTEANSPRAPEYVFNAGIPVLGICYGMQTMAEQLGGSVESSEHKEFGYASVEVLKTSALFNHIEDTINEQGNACLDVWMSHGDKVATIPESFTTIAQTPSCAHAAMADEERKFYGVQFHPEVTHTKQGMRILEHFVVDVCGCEKLWTSASIIEDAIAKIKAQVGQDEVVLGLSGGVDSSVVAMLLHRAIGDKLTCVFVDNGLLRLNEGQQVMDMFGDHFGLNIVHVNAEDRFLDRLKGENDPEAKRKIIGNVFVEVFDEEAGKLSNAKWLAQGTIYPDVIESAASKTGKAHVIKSHHNVGGLPEDMELGLVEPLRELFKDEVRKIGLELGLPYDMLYRHPFPGPGLGVRVLGEIKKEYCDLLRRADAIFIEELHKADLYNKVSQAFTVFLPVRSVGVMGDGRKYDWVVSLRAVETIDFMTAHWAHLPYDFLGHVSNRIINEIDGISRVVYDISGKPPATIEWE, from the coding sequence ATGACCAAAGATATTCATGATTCTAGAATTTTAATTTTAGATTTTGGTTCTCAATACACACAGTTAATCGCGCGACGCGTGCGTGAAATTGGTGTTTATTGTGAATTGTGGGCATGGGATGTTACCGAAGCTCAAATTAAAGAATTTAACCCAACCGGCATTATTTTGGCCGGTGGTCCAGAAAGTGTAACAGAAGCAAACTCTCCTCGTGCGCCAGAGTACGTGTTCAATGCAGGCATCCCTGTATTGGGTATTTGCTACGGCATGCAAACAATGGCTGAGCAATTAGGCGGTAGCGTAGAAAGTTCTGAACACAAAGAGTTTGGTTATGCCTCTGTTGAAGTATTAAAAACATCAGCATTATTCAACCATATTGAAGATACTATCAACGAACAAGGTAATGCATGTTTGGATGTTTGGATGAGTCATGGCGACAAAGTTGCGACAATTCCAGAAAGTTTTACCACAATTGCTCAAACGCCTAGCTGTGCCCATGCTGCTATGGCTGATGAAGAGCGCAAGTTCTATGGTGTACAGTTTCACCCTGAAGTAACTCATACCAAACAAGGGATGCGCATTTTAGAGCATTTTGTTGTTGATGTTTGTGGTTGTGAAAAACTATGGACATCTGCTTCTATCATTGAAGATGCGATTGCTAAAATCAAAGCGCAAGTGGGTCAAGACGAGGTTGTGCTTGGTTTATCTGGTGGTGTCGATTCATCTGTTGTTGCTATGTTGCTGCACAGAGCCATTGGTGACAAGTTAACCTGCGTTTTTGTTGATAACGGCTTGCTTCGTTTGAATGAAGGGCAACAAGTAATGGATATGTTTGGCGACCATTTTGGTTTAAACATTGTCCACGTAAACGCCGAAGATAGATTTTTAGATCGCCTAAAAGGTGAAAATGACCCTGAAGCTAAACGCAAGATTATCGGTAACGTCTTCGTTGAGGTGTTTGACGAAGAAGCAGGAAAGCTAAGCAACGCTAAATGGTTAGCACAGGGTACAATTTACCCTGACGTTATAGAGTCAGCCGCGTCAAAAACGGGTAAAGCACATGTTATTAAGTCTCACCATAATGTTGGTGGCCTACCTGAAGACATGGAACTTGGCTTGGTTGAACCGTTACGTGAGTTGTTTAAAGATGAAGTACGTAAGATTGGTTTAGAGTTAGGTTTGCCATACGACATGTTGTATCGCCATCCTTTCCCAGGGCCAGGTTTAGGCGTTCGCGTGTTGGGCGAAATCAAGAAAGAGTACTGTGACTTATTACGCCGTGCTGATGCAATTTTCATTGAAGAATTACACAAGGCAGACTTGTATAACAAAGTAAGCCAAGCATTTACAGTGTTCCTACCTGTGCGCTCTGTTGGCGTTATGGGTGATGGCAGAAAATATGATTGGGTTGTTAGTTTAAGAGCTGTTGAAACTATCGACTTTATGACAGCTCACTGGGCACATTTACCTTATGATTTCTTAGGGCACGTTTCAAACCGTATCATTAATGAAATCGACGGTATTTCTCGTGTGGTATACGATATTTCAGGTAAACCACCTGCCACAATTGAATGGGAATAA
- the guaB gene encoding IMP dehydrogenase — MLRIAQEALTFDDVLLVPAHSQVLPHTADLRTQLTEKIALNVPMVSASMDTVTEARLAITLAQEGGIGFIHKNMTIDEQARHVSQVKKYESGIVADPVTVNPDDSIAQTIELAKDLGFSGFPVVDSDNNLAGIITGRDLRFETDLSKPVSALMTPKDKLVTVKEGASREDILNLMHVHRIEKILVTDDSFKLKGLITVKDYKKAEKKPNACKDEFGRLRVGAAVGVGAGTDERIAALVDAGVDVLLIDTSHGHSQGVLDRVKATREAFPDLQIVAGNVATGEGAKALADAGANAVKVGIGPGSICTTRIVTGVGVPQLTAISNAVEALKGTGIPVIADGGIRFSGDIAKALVAGANCVMVGSMLAGTEESPGEVELYQGRYYKSYRGMGSLGAMAQKEGSSDRYFQKTDGEADKLVPEGIEGRVAYKGPVANIVHQQMGGLRSCMGLTGCATIEELNTKAMFNRVTSAGMGESHVHDVTITKEAPNYRLG, encoded by the coding sequence ATGCTACGTATAGCCCAAGAAGCTTTGACCTTCGATGATGTATTATTAGTACCTGCACATTCACAGGTATTACCCCACACTGCCGACCTGCGCACCCAATTAACCGAGAAAATAGCCCTTAATGTGCCTATGGTATCCGCCTCTATGGATACGGTAACTGAAGCACGTTTAGCTATTACTTTGGCTCAAGAAGGTGGCATCGGATTTATTCACAAGAACATGACCATTGATGAACAAGCGCGTCATGTCTCTCAAGTTAAAAAATATGAAAGTGGAATTGTTGCAGATCCTGTAACAGTGAATCCAGACGATTCCATTGCTCAAACAATAGAGTTGGCCAAAGACCTTGGTTTTTCTGGTTTTCCTGTTGTTGATAGTGACAATAACTTAGCCGGTATCATTACTGGCCGAGATCTTCGCTTCGAAACAGATTTATCAAAGCCTGTTTCTGCACTTATGACGCCAAAAGACAAGCTTGTCACGGTGAAAGAAGGCGCGAGCAGAGAAGATATTTTAAATCTTATGCATGTACACCGTATTGAAAAAATATTGGTGACAGACGATTCCTTTAAGCTGAAAGGCTTAATTACCGTTAAAGACTACAAAAAAGCAGAGAAGAAACCAAATGCATGTAAAGACGAATTTGGTCGTTTACGTGTAGGTGCTGCCGTTGGTGTAGGCGCAGGTACTGATGAGCGTATCGCTGCGCTTGTTGATGCAGGCGTTGATGTATTGCTTATTGATACATCTCACGGACATTCTCAAGGTGTACTTGATCGCGTAAAAGCAACCCGTGAAGCATTCCCTGATCTTCAAATTGTTGCTGGTAATGTGGCAACAGGTGAGGGTGCAAAAGCACTTGCAGACGCTGGCGCAAACGCGGTTAAAGTGGGAATAGGCCCAGGCTCTATTTGTACAACACGTATTGTTACCGGTGTTGGTGTTCCGCAGCTTACTGCTATTTCAAATGCTGTTGAAGCGTTGAAAGGTACGGGTATTCCTGTCATTGCCGATGGCGGTATCCGTTTTTCTGGCGACATTGCAAAAGCCCTTGTTGCTGGCGCAAATTGTGTGATGGTAGGCAGTATGCTTGCAGGTACTGAAGAGTCTCCTGGCGAAGTTGAGTTATACCAAGGCCGTTATTACAAATCATACCGTGGTATGGGTTCTTTAGGTGCAATGGCACAAAAAGAAGGCTCTAGTGATCGCTACTTCCAAAAAACAGATGGTGAAGCAGACAAGCTTGTACCAGAAGGTATTGAAGGACGTGTTGCCTATAAAGGCCCTGTTGCAAACATTGTTCACCAGCAAATGGGCGGCTTACGTTCATGTATGGGTTTAACTGGCTGTGCAACGATTGAAGAGCTGAATACTAAAGCTATGTTCAATCGCGTAACCTCAGCAGGTATGGGTGAGTCGCACGTACATGACGTGACCATTACCAAAGAAGCTCCTAACTACCGATTAGGATAA
- the xseA gene encoding exodeoxyribonuclease VII large subunit — MTTKNILKVSQLTKQVRFLLESEMRTVWLTGEISNFVAASSGHWYLSLKDERSQVKCAMFRGNNIRAKIKPNNGLQVLVKARVSLYEPRGDFQLIIEQMEDAGAGLLQQQYEALKNKLHAEGLFDLSYKKTLPEQITKVGIVTSATGAAVKDILTVLNRRDASIEAIVYPVLVQGEQASLDIANTIALANARQEVDVLIVGRGGGSIEDLWSFNEERVVRAIFDSHIPVISAVGHETDTTLADFVADMRAPTPSAAAELVSKDVQTKIDKLNKLKQQLSYSYQQVCHRNKQRIAYLQHRLSQTHPEQQILHKAQRIDELTARLTSVSSKLTSVQSQSQQYLHNRLLAVSPEHSIVQMKQTCIDLSERTQQAFNYYWQKKTADFGHLAEQLHMVSPLATIARGYGVVRDNQQNIVNSTSQVSKGEEIAVQLKDGELFAQVTEIKPK; from the coding sequence ATGACAACAAAAAATATATTAAAAGTAAGCCAATTAACGAAACAAGTTCGCTTTTTACTTGAATCTGAAATGAGAACAGTATGGCTAACTGGCGAAATATCGAATTTTGTCGCTGCAAGTTCAGGTCATTGGTATTTGTCGCTAAAAGACGAACGTTCACAAGTAAAGTGTGCAATGTTTCGTGGTAACAATATCAGAGCAAAAATTAAACCAAACAATGGTTTGCAGGTGTTGGTAAAAGCGCGGGTGTCCCTTTATGAACCTAGGGGTGATTTTCAGCTTATTATTGAGCAGATGGAAGATGCTGGTGCGGGCCTGCTACAGCAGCAATATGAAGCCTTAAAAAACAAATTGCATGCCGAAGGCTTATTCGACCTTTCTTACAAAAAAACATTACCTGAGCAAATAACCAAAGTGGGTATTGTGACATCGGCAACAGGCGCCGCTGTTAAAGATATTCTTACCGTATTAAATCGACGAGACGCATCGATTGAAGCGATTGTGTACCCCGTATTAGTACAAGGTGAACAAGCATCTCTAGATATTGCTAATACAATAGCCCTTGCAAATGCTAGGCAAGAAGTGGACGTATTAATTGTAGGACGCGGCGGCGGCTCTATCGAAGATTTATGGAGTTTTAATGAAGAACGCGTGGTAAGGGCAATTTTTGATAGCCACATACCTGTTATTAGCGCTGTAGGACATGAAACTGACACCACTCTCGCTGATTTTGTCGCCGATATGCGAGCGCCAACGCCAAGCGCTGCAGCGGAATTAGTGTCAAAGGATGTGCAGACTAAAATAGACAAACTTAACAAATTAAAACAACAATTAAGCTATAGCTATCAGCAAGTTTGTCATCGAAACAAGCAGCGTATCGCCTATTTGCAGCACCGACTAAGTCAAACGCACCCAGAGCAACAAATACTTCACAAAGCGCAGCGCATAGATGAACTCACTGCTAGATTGACCAGTGTTTCAAGCAAATTAACCTCTGTGCAATCACAATCTCAGCAGTATCTGCATAACCGTTTACTGGCTGTATCCCCTGAGCATAGCATTGTGCAGATGAAACAGACTTGTATTGATCTGTCTGAAAGAACGCAGCAAGCATTTAACTATTACTGGCAAAAAAAGACAGCTGATTTTGGACATTTAGCTGAGCAACTCCATATGGTTAGCCCACTAGCCACCATCGCAAGAGGTTATGGGGTTGTGCGAGATAATCAGCAAAACATCGTTAACAGCACATCTCAAGTGAGTAAAGGCGAGGAAATCGCCGTCCAATTAAAAGATGGTGAACTGTTCGCTCAAGTCACAGAAATAAAGCCCAAATAA